The following coding sequences lie in one Apostichopus japonicus isolate 1M-3 chromosome 13, ASM3797524v1, whole genome shotgun sequence genomic window:
- the LOC139978682 gene encoding DNA polymerase iota-like, whose protein sequence is MCRRKKTKMKRSWQEATQDDSDLGEEDIEDWSSVASSILVSPSSKNTPQQAAFSREHPPLESDHSRTIVHIDLDCFYAQVEMIRNPQLRAQPLGIQQKNIVVTCNYVAREFGVTKLMYIADAKKKCPNLVLVSGEDLSHYREYSEKVTDLLQSEFSSLVERLGFDENFVDVTSLVEKTVPGDQSLVEVKGHTFGPEGQVACICGCHKRMAIASHIASRMRARLREAIGITGCAGIAWNKLLAKLVGEKNKPNDQTTLLPGSEQKLMLSLGHARRIPGIGHSMNKKLESAGIVTIADLQRASYSDLEAVVGSQSATSMKNSSFGIDNTAVTRSGPPQSMSDEDSFKLCASLNDAKERMYNLLNSLLERLEKDGRTPLTIRLTIRKHSSAKKWLRESRQTQIPVSATEQIKKGIFTVHGPLMEVLLVLFKKMVDVEQSFHLTLINVCLTNFQAKSTFSKSLDKYFSKAKNIENERKSESEQGAADICKKTTDDSTNNPKVLTNQQDSNITQLFEKQGRRPLQTASKVLENKQNKLSFFTRKLPSDVKTTSKSDPHQGDGELSQGERDKTATLSRTRYSVEVKNDKPIDKPEGDISSETGPSFAKSDEVEKDFLVVTSSREQTSEEMSSSSHQSLEIPGNVDVTVFKSLPLDMQADLLREWKVQSTRDMAPEIKTSSALSSQPSTSNRRITDFFTRSKETR, encoded by the exons ATGTGCAGACGCAAAAAAACCAAA ATGAAGCGAAGCTGGCAAGAAGCAACCCAAGATGATTCAGACTTAGGAGAAGAAGATATCGAGGACTGGTCATCTGTTGCAAGCAGCATCCTTGTGTCTCCATCCTCCAAGAACACACCTCAACAAGCGGCATTTTCTAGAGAGCACCCACCGTTAGAATCAGATCATAGCAGGACTATTGTACACATAGATCTTGATTGCTTCTATGCTCAAGTAGAAATGATTAGAAATCCTCAACTTCGAGCACAACCTCTCG GTATCCAGCAAAAGAACATTGTAGTGACTTGTAACTATGTAGCTAGAGAATTTGGTGTGACAAAGCTAATGTACATCGCAGATGCAAAGAAGAAGTGCCCCAATCTTGTCCTTGTTAGTGGAGAAGATCTGTCACATTATAGAGAGTACTCCGAGAAGGTTACAG ATCTCCTGCAATCAGAGTTTAGTTCTCTTGTGGAAAGACTTGGCTTTGATGAGAACTTTGTGGACGTGACATCATTAGTGGAGAAGACCGTACCAGGGGACCAATCCCTtgtagaagtcaaaggtcatacaTTTGGACCAGAGGGGCAAGTTG CTTGCATCTGTGGCTGTCACAAACGGATGGCTATTGCATCACATATTGCGTCTAGAATGAGAGCAAGGCTGAGAGAGGCCATTGGAATCACAGGTTGTGCTGGCATTGCTTGGAATAAACTTTTGGCCAAGCTTGTAGGGGAGAAAAACAAACCAAATGACCAAACGACGCTGCTACCAGGATCTGAACAAAAACTGATGTTAAGTCTGGGCCATGCCAGAAGAATCCCAG GAATTGGTCACTCTATGAACAAGAAACTGGAGTCAGCTGGTATCGTTACTATTGCTGATCTACAGAGAGCCTCGTACAGTGATCTTGAGGCTGTGGTCGGTTCCCAGAGTGCTACATCTATGAAGAACTCTTCATTTGGAATTGATAACACTGCAGTTACTAGATCAGGCCCTCCTCAG TCAATGAGTGATGAGGATTCCTTTAAGTTATGTGCTTCTTTGAATGATGCCAAGGAAAGAATGTACAACCTTCTGAACAGTCTCTTAGAAAG ATTAGAAAAAGATGGGAGGACACCACTCACTATAAGACTCACCATTAGGAAGCATTCATCAGCTAAGAAGTGGCTGAGGGAGAGTCGACAGACTCAGATACCCGTATCTGCTACTGAGCAGATAAAGAAAG GGATATTTACTGTTCACGGTCCCTTGATGGAAGTTCTCTTGGTCTTGTTCAAGAAAATGGTTGACGTCGAGCAGTCATTTCACCTCACCTTGATAAACGTTTGTCTCACCAATTTTCAAGCCAAGTCCACATTTTCGAAAAGTCTTGACAAGTATTTTTCGAAGGCCAAGAATATCGAGAATGAACGCAAAAGCGAGTCTGAGCAGGGAGCTGCCGACATCTGTAAGAAAACCACAGATGACTCAACAAACAATCCTAAAGTCTTAACGAACCAGCAAGACAGTAATATAACACAACTCTTTGAGAAGCAGGGAAGACGTCCACTCCAAACTGCTTCAAAAGTtcttgaaaacaaacaaaacaagttgTCATTTTTCACGAGGAAGCTGCCCAGCGATGTCAAAACGACATCAAAGAGTGACCCACACCAGGGAGACGGTGAACTATCTCAAGGGGAGAGAGACAAAACAGCTACTTTGTCAAGGACGAGATATTCTGTAGAAGTTAAAAACGATAAGCCAATTGATAAGCCTGAAGGCGATATTTCAAGCGAAACTGGTCCTTCTTTTGCAAAGTCAGATGAAGTGGAAAAAGATTTTCTTGTGGTAACATCAAGCAGAGAGCAAACATCTGAGGAGATGTCTTCATCTAGTCATCAGTCATTGGAGATTCCAGGAAATGTTGATGTAACAGTTTTCAAATCCTTGCCTCTTGATATGCAGGCAGATCTCTTAAGGGAGTGGAAAGTTCAAAGCACAAGGGACATGGCACCAGAAATAAAGACCAGCTCTGCCTTAAGTTCTCAGCCATCTACTTCAAATAGAAGAATAACTGATTTCTTTACAAGATCAAAAGAAACTAGGTGA
- the LOC139978683 gene encoding uncharacterized protein — protein sequence MADRTSTLSSRDAKQAMKAAKMSMLSQNGTKQDPEVPDQLPSRMTSVSIVLITFVILSFVLWGLTIFLEIDIPCVEDAPKRMVYILRMHGFATIVIAIGIIMHLLSPIFTSSNSILCLNQSVSQLALLAIINTTLASLEEEASKLIVLCLYIWMVGRFLAIASSCSAERFHLVATSVSSFPFLVVISLLLISLWEHGPCCGLDQIGRQVETKKESLGYFF from the exons ATGGCTGATAGGACCTCTACGTTGTCTTCCCGCGATGCAAAGCAAGCTATGAAG GCTGCCAAAATGTCCATGCTGAGCCAGAATGGGACAAAACAGGACCCTGAGGTACCAGACCAGTTACCTTCCAGGATGACCTCAGTATCCATTGTACTAATCACCTTTGTCATACTGTCTTTTGTTCTTTGGGGGCTTACCATCTTCCTGGAAATTGATATCCCCTGCGTAGAGGATGCACCAAAGAGAATGGTCTACATACTCAGGATGCATGGCTTTGCAACAATCGTCATAGCGATAG GTATAATCATGCATCTGCTTTCTCCGATCTTCACTTCATCTAACTCCATCCTCTGCCTTAACCAATCCGTCTCTCAGCTGGCACTCTTGGCAATAATAAACACAACGCTAGCATCTTTAGAGGAGGAAGCTTCCAAACTGATCGTCCTCTGTTTGTATATCTGGATGGTGGGACG GTTCCTTGCCATTGCCTCATCTTGCTCTGCGGAAAGGTTTCATTTGGTCGCAACGTCAGTTTCCTCCTTTCCGTTCTTAGTGGTAATCTCTCTGCTGTTAATCAGTCTGTGGGAACATGGGCCTTGCTGCGGTCTGGATCAAATCGGTCGCCAAGTTGAAACCAAGAAGGAATCACTGGGGTACTTCTTTTAA